In one window of Sardina pilchardus chromosome 23, fSarPil1.1, whole genome shotgun sequence DNA:
- the LOC134071151 gene encoding frizzled-7-A-like, whose translation MAVTKTWDFVLLARCALVVGFLLFQPCGGQYHGEKGISVPEHGFCQPISIPLCTDIAYNQTIMPNLLGHTNQEDAGLEVHQFYPLVKVQCSPDLKFFLCSMYAPVCTVLEQAIPPCRSLCERARQGCEALMNKFGFQWPERLRCENFPVHGAGEICVGQNTTDTDTPTSDPTPIPPETRPPPIGDRMSQPFTCPLQLSVPPYLNYQFMGVKDCGAPCEPKEPHSLGLMYFREEEMKFGRLWVGIWSILCCVSTLFTVLTYLVDMRRFRYPERPIIFLSGCYFMVAVAYAAGFLLEDKVVCIDKFKDDAFRTVAQGTKKEGCTILFMILYFFGMASSIWWVILSLTWFLSAGMKWGHEAIEANSQYFHLAAWAVPAVKTITILAMGQVDGDILTGVCYVGIYSVDALRGFVLAPLFVYLFIGTSFLLAGFVSLFRIRTIMKHDGTKTEKLEKLMVRIGVFSVLYTVPATIVIACYFYEQAFREQWEKTWHMQTCKRFAVPCPVNNFAPMTPDFTVFMIKYLMTMIVGITSGFWIWSGKTLQSWRRFYKRLSNSNQGETTV comes from the coding sequence ATGGCGGTAACTAAAACCTGGGACTTTGTTCTATTGGCGAGGTGCGCATTGGTGGTAGGGTTCCTGCTGTTTCAGCCGTGTGGGGGTCAGTACCACGGAGAGAAGGGCATCTCGGTACCGGAGCACGGCTTTTGTCAACCTATTTCGATCCCCCTATGCACAGACATCGCTTACAATCAGACCATTATGCCTAATCTTCTGGGTCACACTAACCAAGAAGACGCCGGTTTGGAGGTTCACCAGTTCTACCCACTGGTAAAGGTACAGTGCTCACCGGACCTTAAgttttttctgtgctccatgTACGCACCAGTATGCACAGTGCTTGAGCAGGCCATTCCGCCGTGCAGGTCGCTGTGCGAACGGGCACGACAGGGCTGCGAGGCGCTCATGAACAAGTTCGGCTTCCAGTGGCCGGAGAGATTGCGCTGCGAGAACTTCCCGGTGCACGGAGCCGGAGAGATCTGCGTGGGTCAGAACACCACCGACACCGACACCCCCACGTCTGACCCGACGCCTATCCCACCAGAGACTCGTCCCCCACCCATTGGTGACCGAATGAGCCAGCCTTTTACGTGCCCGCTGCAGCTCTCCGTCCCCCCCTACCTCAACTACCAGTTTATGGGGGTGAAGGACTGTGGCGCCCCCTGCGAGCCTAAGGAACCCCACAGCTTGGGCCTGATGTACTTCCGGGAAGAGGAGATGAAGTTCGGGCGGCTCTGGGTGGGTATTTGGTCCATACTTTGCTGCGTGAGCACCCTGTTCACGGTGCTCACGTACCTGGTGGACATGAGGCGGTTCCGGTACCCGGAGCGACCCATCATCTTCCTGTCCGGTTGCTATTTCATGGTGGCCGTGGCCTACGCTGCAGGGTTCCTCCTTGAAGACAAAGTGGTCTGCATCGACAAGTTTAAAGACGACGCCTTCAGGACGGTGGCACAGGGAACCAAGAAGGAGGGCTGCACCATCCTGTTCATGATCCTGTACTTTTTTGGCATGGCTAGCTCCATCTGGTGggtcattctctcactcacctGGTTCCTGTCAGCCGGGATGAAGTGGGGTCATGAAGCCATCGAGGCCAACTCCCAGTACTTTCACCTGGCAGCCTGGGCAGTGCCTGCGGTGAAGACCATCACTATCCTTGCCATGGGTCAGGTGGACGGTGATATCTTGACCGGCGTCTGCTACGTGGGCATCTATAGCGTGGATGCTCTGCGTGGCTTCGTCCTGGCGCCCCTCTTCGTCTACCTCTTCATCGGCACGTCCTTCCTCCTCGCCGGCTTCGTGTCCCTGTTCCGCATACGCACCATCATGAAGCACGACGGGACCAAGACGGAGAAACTAGAGAAGCTCATGGTCCGCATCGGGGTGTTCAGTGTGCTGTATACCGTCCCCGCCACCATCGTCATCGCCTGCTACTTCTACGAACAGGCTTTCAGAGAGCAGTGGGAAAAAACCTGGCACATGCAGACGTGTAAGCGCTTCGCGGTGCCGTGCCCAGTTAACAACTTTGCGCCCATGACACCGGACTTCACCGTGTTCATGATCAAATACCTGATGACCATGATCGTGGGAATTACCTCTGGCTTTTGGATCTGGTCTGGCAAAACACTTCAGTCTTGGCGCAGGTTTTACAAACGACTGAGTAACAGCAACCAAGGCGAGACGACCGTGTAA